A stretch of DNA from Candidatus Hydrogenedentota bacterium:
GACGGCATAATGGCCCTGCGCCCAGCCGCAGCAGAGCAGCAACGCGGCCACCGGCCCCATCCAAGAACGTACCGCGCGCATAACATGCCTCCGATCCGCGAGGGACGGTTTTCACCGGGGGAAGAACACGCGGTCTATTCTGTCACGGGAGGCGACGGGCAGTCCAGCCTTCGGGAGCGCCGCACATCGCGCTGACGCCGGACACCAGAACACCCGTCTGACCGGTCGGACTTGTCGGACCGGTCCAACGGGCTGAGAACAGGCTGGTTTGCGGAGCGTGCTGCCCCCCCTACTCGCCTTTTTCCTGAAGTCGGATGAGGTTGAGCGCGCTGCCCGCCCGGTACCAGGCGATCTGGGCCTCGTTGTAGGTGTGGTTGACCGGGAACCGGTCCTCCGTGCCGTCGGCGTGGCGGAGGACGATGGTGAGCGGGGTGCCGGGGGTGAAGGCGTCGAGGCCGAGCACGTCCACAGTGTCCTCCTCGAGGATTTTGTCGTAGTCCGCCGGGTCGGCGAAGGTGACGGCGAGCATGCCCTGCTTCTTGAGGTTGGTCTCGTGGATGCGGGCGAAGCTGCGCACGAGGACGACGCGGACGCCGAGGTGGCGCGGCTCCATGGCGGCGTGCTCGCGGGACGAGCCCTCGCCGTAGTTCTCGTCGCCGACGACGACGGACCCCACGCCCGCGGCCTTGTGGGCGCGGGCGGTGGCGGGCACCTCGCCGTATTCGCCGGTGAGGGGGTTCTTGACGCAGTTGGCCTTGTCGTTGAAGGCGTTGATCGCGCCGATGAAGCAGTTGTTGGAGATGTTGTCGAGGTGGCCGCGGAACTTGAGCCACGGCCCGGCCATGGAGATGTGGTCGGTGGTGCACTTGCCCTTGGCCTTGAGCAGAAGCCGCAGGCCGCGCAGGTCGCCGCCGTTGGGCGGGAAGGGTTCTAGGAGCTGGAGCCGGTCGGAGCCGGGCCGCACGGCGACCTCGACCTTCGCGCCGTCGGCGGCGGGGGCCACAAAGCCCGGGTCGTCGCAGGAGAAGCCCTTCGCGGGCAGCTCGTCGCCCTTCGGCGGGTCGAGTTTCACGCGGGCGCCGTCGGCGGCCTCCACGGTGTCGGTCACGGGGTTGAAGCCGAGGTCCCCGGCGACGGCGAGGGCGGTGACGATCTCCGGAGACGCCACAAAGGCGTGGGTCTTGGGGTTGCCGTCGTTGCGCTTGGCAAAGTTGCGGTTGAACGACGTGACGATGGTGTTCGGCTCGTCGGCCGGCCCGGTGCGGTGGCGGGCCCACTGGCCGATGCACGGCCCGCAGGCGTTGGCCAGCACGACGCCGCCGATGGCGGCAAAGTCGTCCAGCAGCCCGTCGCGGCCGAGGGTGTGGCGCACCTGCTCAGAGCCGGGGGTGATGGTGAACTCGGCCTTCGCCCTGATGCCCAGGGCCTTGGCCTGGCGGGCGATGGAGGCGCAG
This window harbors:
- a CDS encoding aconitate hydratase; the encoded protein is MLFDLDMILSVYARLDGRVAAARKVLGRPMTLAEKILYGHLWEGTPTRAYARGKDYVDFAPDRVAMQDATAQMALLQFMCAGRARAAVPSTVHCDHLIQAREGAAADLAEALVTNKEVYDFLASVSNKYGIGFWKPGAGIIHQVVLENYAFPGGMMIGTDSHTPNAGGLGMAAVGVGGADAVDVMAGMPWELKFPKIIGVRLRGKLNGWASAKDIILKVAGILTVKGGTGAVVEYFGEGADSLSCTGKGTVCNMGAEIGATTSLFAFDDAMARYLESTGRPEVARAASAERANLRPDPDVAEHPEKFFDQVIEIDLDALEPHLNGPFTPDLATPVSEMRGAAKEKGWPERVEVALIGSCTNSSYEDMARCASIARQAKALGIRAKAEFTITPGSEQVRHTLGRDGLLDDFAAIGGVVLANACGPCIGQWARHRTGPADEPNTIVTSFNRNFAKRNDGNPKTHAFVASPEIVTALAVAGDLGFNPVTDTVEAADGARVKLDPPKGDELPAKGFSCDDPGFVAPAADGAKVEVAVRPGSDRLQLLEPFPPNGGDLRGLRLLLKAKGKCTTDHISMAGPWLKFRGHLDNISNNCFIGAINAFNDKANCVKNPLTGEYGEVPATARAHKAAGVGSVVVGDENYGEGSSREHAAMEPRHLGVRVVLVRSFARIHETNLKKQGMLAVTFADPADYDKILEEDTVDVLGLDAFTPGTPLTIVLRHADGTEDRFPVNHTYNEAQIAWYRAGSALNLIRLQEKGE